A stretch of DNA from Raphanus sativus cultivar WK10039 unplaced genomic scaffold, ASM80110v3 Scaffold2190, whole genome shotgun sequence:
GGAGTTCAGGGTGAAGATCATGTCGGATCTGAAGACGGTGAGAGATAAGATCACACAGTCTATGTATGCTCTCAAGGAGCAACACGAGGAAGAACGTAAAGCCGGCGATGACTCCGGCCGAGAGAAGGAGGTTTCTCCGGTGGTGAAGAAGCCGTGGAATCTGAGAAAGAGAAGAGCAGCAGCAGCGTGCAAGGAGGCGGTTGAGGAGAGGACGGTGAATCCACCATCGCCGCCGCCGAGAAACGATTCGACGAGGGTGATGAAGGAAAGAGGCGGAGTGGTTGAAGCCGAGACGACGACGATGATGAGGCCCAAGTTCTCCGTGAGCCTGTCGAAGAAGGAGATCGAGGAGGATTTCATGGCGGCTTTAGGTCAGCGACCACCGCGACGGCCGAAGAAGCGGCCGAGAACGGTTCAGAAAAAGCTCGATGTaagtaattttgatttttttttttaaatttataatttacttttttttattgatatgGTGATCTTATTTAacttaaattgatttttttttcttgtttggcTACAGAGCTTGTATCCTGGGTTTTATCTTACTGAAGTGACGCTTGATGCATATAAGGTCCCTGAAGAAACCAAGGTTTAATTATGATAATCATCATCACGACTTCGTTTGTTGTCTATCTTTTGAAAATCATTAGCCTTTAtagtttttggaaaaaaagttgtgaatctttttactttttacagAATATgcagagatgatgatgatgatgatgatgatgaaaataTTGTGTAATTCAGTTTGCCGTTGAAGTTTTCGTGTTCTCAATGATTCTTTCTTCTCTGAATAAACTGTACAAAACACTGTTGGAGATCGTGTAGGTTCCGGTTgattaaatacataataaagtttttttttcacaaaaaaaaggtttcttttttttttgagaatgaTTAAACTACAAATCTTAGACAGAGAAGCAATAGCTTCATGGAAGGATCATGTTTTTTTCACATGAAAGAAAACAGGCAGAGAAAAACCAAAACATCTTTTGTGAGATTAGGTAAACAAATAAAAGGCTCGTCTTTTCATCTACTTATGCATCAAGCTACAGTTACAGATCTAGTAACAGTTTAATTAACGTGTGAAGAAGAGAGTTTTCGGGGTCAATGTTCTTTGAGATTTGAGGATGTACAAGAAGTTTCCTTTGGCTTATATGCTAATGATATTTAAAACACACCGTTAAACTTGGAAAGGCTGTGCTAGTATGTTTTGATTCCTAGGAAAAGTACTTGAGAGACCAATGTGGGGacttcactttttttttctttcccgCGTCGGCTTCGTTTCCGCTTGCCCGAGTTTTGAGTGCTTTGACTCGTCCTTTGCCGTTTTGGTTTAACCAGATAATGGGTGGGGCTCTCGTTGGCTCAGCACCCTCTATCACTATGGTGAAATTTATGGCAAAACTAATAAATAGTTTTGAAGTTTATAATAACTGAAGCTACGAATGaatagtataaaatatgatCAGTTAAGAACTATAGGGTTTTAGAGAGAA
This window harbors:
- the LOC108819517 gene encoding uncharacterized protein LOC108819517 — translated: MVLRGEMMATTTTRRPERPKNLHNFTLPSLRWGSRRHLKCTKIDGSTSSGDHRHRLRRRSSSLRFAGSSVPIREPEHRSSNDGNNNDSQRRRARFESLDDGGGEEEEEEGIEEFRVKIMSDLKTVRDKITQSMYALKEQHEEERKAGDDSGREKEVSPVVKKPWNLRKRRAAAACKEAVEERTVNPPSPPPRNDSTRVMKERGGVVEAETTTMMRPKFSVSLSKKEIEEDFMAALGQRPPRRPKKRPRTVQKKLDSLYPGFYLTEVTLDAYKVPEETKV